From Candidatus Alcyoniella australis:
GCGGCCGGCCTGCGCGAGATGCTGCGCCTGGCCCGGGGCGAGACGTCCAAGGAAGGCCGCGTGCGGCGCGACCTGATCGAGGTGCAACCGGTCGGGGTCGAGCAAAAGGGGCTCGATCTTCTGATCCGCGTCCAGCTCGCGGACGGATCCACGGCCGAGTCTGAGGTCGAGGTGGGCACATGAATATCAAAGACGCCGCGACCGTTTACGCCGAGCTAAAGGCCGACGCCCAGGCCGAGGAGGCCAACGGCCTCAAGGTGCGCAACTACCGCCGGGGCGGCGTGTGGCGCACCCTGCTGTGGCTCGTGGCCCGCGCCGCTGCCGCGCTCTACTCGCTGATCGAGCTCGCCGTCAATATGGCCTTCCTGGATTATTGGGAGGCTGAGCCCCAGTCCTCGCAGACCAGCAGCATCGTCCTGGATTGGATCGCCGGGCTGCTCGATGTCCAGCGCAAAACGGCCCGCAAGGCCCAAGGTACGGTGACCGTCGGCCGCAATGACGCCTCGGGCAGCACGACCTTCCCGGCAGGTGCGGTGGTGGCCACGGTCCAGGACGATCAGGGGCTGACCCTGCGCTTTGTTTGCGATGCGGACGTGATTCTGGCCGCGGGCGAGGCTGAGAAGTCGGTGGCGGTAACCGCCGAGAACGTGGGCTCGTCGTACAACACCGGCGGGGGCCTGATCACGGTTCTGGAGAGCGCGATCGAGGGGATCGATTACGTGCGCAACCCCGAGGACTGGATCACGGTCGAGGGCTGCGACACCGAGACCAACGGCAAGCTCGCCGCCCGCTGCCGGCTAAAGTGGCAGGAGTTGAGCTACGGCCCGGGCCTGTACGAGAGCCTGGCGCAGGCCGTACAGGGCGTGGAGTCGGTCACCGTCGTGGACAACAACCCCCGCAGCGTGGGGACCGTGGACGTGATCATCGAGGGCTCAGCCGGATCGCCCAGCCCGGCGCTGCTGGCGGCCGTGCAGGCGCACATCGATAGCTGCAAGGTCGGAACGGACGATGTGCTGGTTCAGGGCCCGACCGCGAAGCTGCTTGACCTTTCCGTGGTGGCCACCAAGCACTATCAGGAGGGCGAGCTCTCCGCGTTCCTGGCCGCGGTCGAGGCGGCGATGGCCGACCTGTTCCAGCCCTCGAGCGCAGACTACGCCTTCCACATGGGCGAGAACTACCGTCGCAAGAAGGTCACGGACGCGGCGGCCGAGATCGAGCATTGCGTCAACTTCGAGGTGCAGACGCCGTCCCTGGCGGAGATCGAGATCGGTTCCAACGAGCTGCTTCAACCCGGGACCGTCACGGTCCGCGTTGTAACGGCGGGCAAACGATGATCGGCTTCAGCGAGTACCTCAGGCGTCGAGCGCACGTGATCTTCAAGAAGAAGCCCCGGCCCGACGGCCGCAAACGTGACACCGAGTTCTTTTTCGAGATCGCCGGCCGGACGCTGGACAGAGTGCGGGATCAGATCGTGACCCTGCTGCGCCAGATGGTCGCCGGCAGCGCCGGGGGCGAGTACCTGGTGCGCCACGGCCGCAACGCCGGGCTTAACAAGCTGCCGCTGGAGACCGACGAACAGTTCCGGGCCAAGGTCGCCAATCCCTGGGCTCACTGGCGCTACGCCGGATCGCCCTCGCGCCTCGAGGAGCACGCCACGCTCTTGGGCTACGAGATCGAGGTCGAGGAGGTCTTCCGCGACTACGCGGAGGGCGAGCCCCGGACGCGCTGGAGCGACCTGCGCGTGACCGTGCTCGATCTGGGCATGCTGCCCCAGCGCGATTTCCTACACGAGCTGCGGCGTCGGCGGCCGGCGCGCTCGATCATGCAGTTCGAGCTGGGGCCCGAGCTTCAGGTCTGCTGGTTCGACGACGACGGCGGATCGTGGGACGACCTGGGGCAGTTCGACGACTGGACCGTCGGCCCGTGGGAGCGCTTCGACGACGGCCTGGGGCTGCGCTTTGACGACGGCGGGTACTTCGACGGATGGCGCGGCCAGGCTGAGCCTCCGACCTACGCTTACTTCGACGATTCCGGCCTGCTCGATGACAGCGGCCGCTTTGATCTCGCTTATTAGGAGAAGACCATGACTCAAATTCGGACCTTCGATTACAAGGAAGAGCGGCGCACGCTGTTTCTCAACCGCCATCTAAAGGGCCTGATGCTGCCCGGCTTCCATTCCGGGTTTGGCGTGCAGGCGGGCTCCTCGGGCAAGCTGACTATTACGGCCGGCGTGATGTGCACGCGCGACGGCGTTCGCATCGAGGAGACCGAGGACCTGGCCGACTGCCTGGACATCGAGGCCAATTCCTCGGGCGAGGTGAGGTGCGACCGCATCGTGCTGCGGCACGAGTTCCAGGAGGCATACCCCGCGCTGCCCGCGACCTACGAGATTCTACAGGGTACGCCCGGCGCCAACGCGCCGCCTTCCGAGCCCTCCGACGGCTATACCCTGGCCGTGGGCTACATCATGCCCGGCCAGTCCGATTACGGCTCGATCATCAGCAGCGGACGCTTTCAGGAGAATTTCCGCTACATCGAGATCGGCAGCGGCAGGTATGGCACCAACGACAGCTACGAAACGCCCGAGCTGCTGGCGGCGGACTACAACGGCTGGGACGGGCTGCTGCGAGCGATCGACGACCTGCGTGACGAGACCGTGTTCGTTCGCCTGGTTGGCACGATCGATATCCACGGCACCCTGGAGGTCCCCGCGGGTTGGGCCGTGGACGCCTCGGCCGGGTGGATCGCGGCCGACAGCGGGGTGTCCCCGGCCGTTGACCTGCTGAGCTGGGCCGGCTCCGGCCAGGTCACGCAGGAGACCGGGGAGTACTACATCGAGGACACCGGCCACGAGCTGAGCAAGCTCTCGAAGCTCGCCCTGCTGATCATCGAGGGCGGCGGCAATACGGCGTATTGCAACATCGCCGAGCGCGTTAGCTCAA
This genomic window contains:
- a CDS encoding baseplate J/gp47 family protein: MNIKDAATVYAELKADAQAEEANGLKVRNYRRGGVWRTLLWLVARAAAALYSLIELAVNMAFLDYWEAEPQSSQTSSIVLDWIAGLLDVQRKTARKAQGTVTVGRNDASGSTTFPAGAVVATVQDDQGLTLRFVCDADVILAAGEAEKSVAVTAENVGSSYNTGGGLITVLESAIEGIDYVRNPEDWITVEGCDTETNGKLAARCRLKWQELSYGPGLYESLAQAVQGVESVTVVDNNPRSVGTVDVIIEGSAGSPSPALLAAVQAHIDSCKVGTDDVLVQGPTAKLLDLSVVATKHYQEGELSAFLAAVEAAMADLFQPSSADYAFHMGENYRRKKVTDAAAEIEHCVNFEVQTPSLAEIEIGSNELLQPGTVTVRVVTAGKR